One segment of Paraburkholderia sp. PREW-6R DNA contains the following:
- the araD gene encoding L-ribulose-5-phosphate 4-epimerase AraD, whose amino-acid sequence MYTELKREAYEANLEIPKQGLAIYTFGNVSAFDAATGVFAIKPSGVPYESLLPESMVVVDLDGRVVEGSARPSSDTKTHAVLYRAFGDIGGICHSHSMYAVAWAQACREIPIFGTTHADHLTAAIPVTEPMSDAAIERDYEIETGEQIVARLRGLDHREIEMIVVACHGPFTWGKTAQKAVYNSRVLEEIAQMAYLTQSLNPAAPPIKETLIAKHYLRKHGTGAYYGQS is encoded by the coding sequence ATGTACACCGAACTGAAACGCGAAGCCTACGAGGCCAATCTGGAGATTCCGAAGCAGGGTCTGGCGATCTACACGTTCGGCAACGTCAGCGCATTCGACGCGGCTACCGGCGTCTTTGCGATCAAGCCGAGCGGTGTGCCTTACGAGTCGCTGCTGCCGGAGTCGATGGTGGTCGTGGATCTCGACGGGCGCGTCGTGGAGGGTTCGGCGCGGCCCTCGTCGGATACGAAGACACACGCGGTTCTGTATCGCGCTTTCGGTGATATCGGCGGCATCTGTCATTCGCATTCGATGTACGCGGTCGCGTGGGCGCAGGCGTGCCGCGAAATTCCGATCTTCGGTACGACGCACGCGGACCATCTCACCGCAGCGATACCCGTGACCGAGCCGATGAGCGACGCGGCGATCGAGCGTGACTACGAGATCGAGACCGGCGAGCAGATCGTCGCGCGGCTGCGCGGGCTGGATCATCGCGAGATCGAGATGATCGTCGTGGCGTGCCACGGGCCGTTCACCTGGGGCAAGACCGCCCAGAAGGCGGTCTACAACAGCCGCGTGCTCGAAGAGATCGCCCAGATGGCCTACCTCACGCAGTCGCTCAATCCCGCGGCGCCGCCCATCAAGGAAACACTGATCGCCAAGCACTATCTGCGTAAGCACGGTACGGGCGCCTATTACGGCCAGTCGTGA
- a CDS encoding DUF6566 family protein: MHTHAFEHRGYEIVVQPEQNAYGAWQARVSVRRADSTVAEFRPDTVQPEWLAQEEAVRDGIEWGTRFVDDKVEASHRPM; the protein is encoded by the coding sequence ATGCATACGCACGCGTTTGAACATCGAGGCTACGAGATCGTGGTGCAGCCGGAGCAGAACGCGTACGGCGCGTGGCAGGCGAGGGTAAGCGTGCGCCGAGCCGATAGCACCGTGGCCGAATTCCGACCGGACACGGTGCAGCCGGAATGGCTTGCGCAAGAGGAGGCGGTGCGCGACGGCATTGAATGGGGCACACGCTTTGTCGATGACAAGGTGGAAGCGTCGCACCGCCCGATGTGA
- a CDS encoding host attachment protein codes for MAVNTWVVVADGSRARIFETPGLRLDLREIEDLVNVAPSGATLTDKDREKFAKTVADYIEKGRVHQRYQRLRFAVEPKFLGMLRARLSEETRQMIFEEINEDLSALDAREIQAHLQRH; via the coding sequence ATGGCTGTCAATACCTGGGTTGTCGTCGCGGACGGCAGCCGTGCTCGAATCTTCGAGACACCGGGCCTGAGACTGGACTTGCGGGAGATCGAGGATCTCGTCAATGTCGCCCCAAGTGGAGCGACGCTGACGGATAAAGACCGTGAAAAATTCGCGAAGACCGTCGCCGACTACATCGAGAAGGGACGGGTCCACCAACGGTATCAGCGATTGCGATTTGCCGTGGAGCCGAAATTCCTGGGGATGCTGCGCGCGCGTCTGAGTGAGGAGACGCGTCAGATGATTTTCGAAGAGATCAACGAAGACCTGTCGGCCCTCGATGCGCGCGAAATTCAGGCGCACCTGCAAAGGCATTGA
- a CDS encoding FAD-dependent oxidoreductase: MVRIYGRMRSSAGYAIRDFLHRSDIPFEWIELGSDKEAKDLAHVQHLSDSRLPVCIFHDGTRLECPTVRQITEKLGWFANPSREAYDLAIYGAGPAGLSAAVYGASEGLHTVLVERWALGGQAGSSSKIENYLGFPQGLSGAELAERARDQAIKFGAEILLARAGVHAQFVPGGGVVYLDDGTRITARTSICATGVAYRTLGLAGEEHFLGAGLYYGAGASEAALTHGEDVYVVGGGNSAGQATLHFSQSANRVYMLVRDASLKNTLSQYLVDRITSAPNVEVCTCTGVTALAGSDVLQAITLTDVRTGRQRTVRTSWLFVCIGGVPQTEWAQEVGIVRDEGGYLVTGPDLQAYQANLKWPLERAPLYLETCMPGVFAAGDVRHASIKRVASAVGEGAMAVALVHRYLNSG; encoded by the coding sequence ATGGTCAGGATCTATGGACGCATGCGCAGCTCGGCCGGCTACGCGATACGCGACTTCCTGCATCGCTCCGACATACCGTTCGAATGGATCGAGCTGGGTAGCGACAAAGAAGCCAAGGATCTGGCGCACGTGCAACATCTTTCCGATTCGCGCCTGCCCGTCTGTATCTTCCACGACGGAACGCGGCTCGAATGTCCGACCGTCCGGCAAATCACAGAGAAGCTCGGCTGGTTCGCGAATCCATCGCGCGAGGCCTACGATCTGGCCATTTACGGCGCAGGACCGGCGGGATTGAGCGCGGCGGTGTACGGTGCGTCCGAGGGGCTGCACACCGTGCTGGTCGAGCGCTGGGCGCTGGGCGGCCAGGCAGGCAGCAGTTCGAAGATAGAGAACTATCTGGGTTTTCCGCAGGGGCTGAGTGGTGCGGAACTCGCTGAGCGGGCGCGCGATCAGGCCATCAAGTTCGGCGCCGAAATCCTGCTGGCGCGCGCCGGCGTGCACGCTCAGTTTGTGCCTGGCGGCGGCGTCGTGTATCTGGATGACGGCACACGTATCACGGCGCGCACATCGATCTGCGCGACCGGCGTCGCATACCGGACACTCGGGCTGGCAGGCGAGGAGCACTTTCTCGGCGCGGGCCTTTATTACGGCGCCGGCGCGAGCGAGGCCGCGCTGACCCATGGCGAAGACGTGTATGTGGTGGGGGGCGGCAATTCGGCGGGACAGGCGACCTTGCATTTTTCGCAGTCAGCCAACCGCGTGTATATGCTTGTGCGGGACGCATCGCTTAAGAACACGTTGTCCCAGTACCTCGTGGATCGCATCACGTCGGCGCCGAACGTCGAAGTGTGCACGTGCACCGGAGTGACCGCGCTCGCGGGCAGTGACGTGTTGCAGGCGATCACGCTGACCGATGTGCGCACCGGTCGGCAACGCACGGTGAGGACGAGTTGGCTCTTCGTCTGCATTGGCGGCGTACCGCAGACCGAATGGGCGCAGGAGGTTGGCATTGTCCGCGACGAAGGCGGCTATCTCGTGACCGGTCCCGACTTGCAGGCTTATCAGGCGAACCTGAAATGGCCGCTCGAACGCGCGCCGCTGTATCTGGAAACGTGTATGCCAGGCGTATTCGCTGCGGGCGACGTCCGACATGCGTCGATCAAGCGCGTGGCGTCGGCGGTCGGCGAAGGTGCAATGGCGGTGG
- a CDS encoding ribulokinase: protein MSTLDTSALVIGVDFGTDSCRSLIVDTITGEQVASAVEFYPRWKAGMYCDPDRNVFRQHPQDYIDAFTLAVRNALAGVSDEVRANVRAMSIDTTGSTSVAVDRAGTPLALTEPFRDNPNAMFVLWKDHTAVREADEINTLARNWGGVDFTRYVGGVYSAEWFWANMLHVLRVDPAVRASVYSWVEHCDWMPALLTGTTAPDVMKRSRCAAGHKAMWHESFDGLPGEAFLVRLDPLLAGMRERLYRDTYTADTAAGTLTPQWADTLGLTTDVVVGVGAFDAHMGAVGAGIRPYSLVKVMGTSTCDILMAPAAEVDGRIVKGICGQVEGSVISGMTGMEAGQSAFGDVYAWFRQLLAWPLALLGDTPDAQSQRDGILHRILPELERQAALESPVDTGMVAIDWLNGRRTPFADQTLRGALFGLTLGSDAPKIYRALIEATAFGARAIVERFREEGIRIDEVIAVGGVAKKSPLNMQIVANVFGLDIRVAKSDQAVALGAAMFAAVAAGLHDSVESAQRHMGSGFETTYTPDPEATAIYDRLYRQYREYGALIERLSAAEAHPAPHSTELCTPN from the coding sequence ATGAGCACATTAGACACAAGCGCATTGGTGATTGGCGTGGATTTCGGCACGGACTCGTGTCGCAGTCTGATCGTCGACACGATAACCGGCGAACAGGTGGCAAGCGCCGTCGAGTTCTATCCGCGCTGGAAAGCAGGAATGTATTGCGACCCGGATCGCAACGTGTTTCGCCAGCATCCGCAGGACTATATCGACGCGTTCACGCTCGCCGTGCGCAACGCGTTAGCTGGCGTATCCGACGAAGTGCGAGCGAACGTGCGCGCCATGTCGATCGACACGACCGGTTCCACGTCCGTCGCGGTCGATCGCGCGGGCACGCCGCTCGCACTGACCGAGCCGTTCCGCGACAACCCGAACGCCATGTTCGTGCTGTGGAAGGATCACACGGCCGTGCGCGAAGCCGATGAAATCAACACGCTCGCGCGCAACTGGGGTGGCGTGGACTTTACCCGCTACGTGGGCGGCGTCTATTCCGCCGAATGGTTCTGGGCCAACATGCTGCATGTGTTGCGCGTCGACCCGGCCGTGCGTGCGAGCGTTTACAGCTGGGTCGAACATTGCGACTGGATGCCCGCTCTTCTCACAGGGACGACCGCGCCCGACGTCATGAAGCGTAGCCGCTGCGCGGCCGGGCATAAGGCGATGTGGCACGAATCCTTCGACGGTCTGCCAGGCGAAGCTTTCCTCGTGCGGCTCGACCCGCTGCTTGCCGGCATGCGCGAACGGCTCTATCGCGACACGTACACTGCCGACACGGCCGCCGGCACGCTCACGCCGCAATGGGCCGACACGCTCGGCCTGACGACTGACGTGGTGGTCGGCGTCGGCGCGTTCGATGCGCACATGGGCGCGGTCGGCGCAGGCATCCGGCCGTATTCGCTCGTCAAGGTGATGGGCACGTCCACTTGCGACATCCTGATGGCCCCAGCGGCGGAGGTCGATGGCCGCATCGTGAAAGGCATCTGCGGACAGGTCGAAGGGTCGGTGATTAGCGGCATGACGGGCATGGAAGCCGGGCAATCCGCATTCGGCGACGTCTACGCGTGGTTTCGCCAGTTGCTCGCATGGCCGCTTGCCCTGCTGGGCGATACGCCCGACGCCCAGTCTCAGCGCGATGGCATCCTGCACCGCATCCTGCCGGAGCTGGAGCGTCAGGCCGCGCTGGAAAGCCCCGTAGACACCGGAATGGTCGCGATCGACTGGCTCAACGGACGGCGCACGCCGTTCGCGGATCAAACGCTTCGCGGCGCGCTTTTCGGTCTGACGCTCGGCAGCGATGCCCCGAAAATCTACCGCGCGCTGATCGAGGCAACGGCGTTCGGCGCGCGAGCAATCGTCGAACGGTTCCGCGAGGAAGGCATCCGGATCGACGAGGTGATCGCGGTCGGCGGCGTAGCGAAAAAATCGCCACTCAACATGCAGATCGTCGCGAACGTGTTCGGGCTCGACATCCGCGTGGCGAAGTCGGATCAAGCGGTGGCGCTCGGGGCCGCGATGTTCGCCGCGGTCGCCGCTGGCCTTCACGACAGCGTCGAATCGGCGCAACGTCACATGGGTTCCGGCTTCGAGACGACCTACACACCCGATCCCGAAGCGACGGCCATCTACGACCGCCTTTACCGGCAGTACCGCGAATACGGCGCGCTGATCGAGCGGCTGTCCGCCGCGGAAGCCCATCCCGCACCTCACTCGACAGAACTATGTACACCGAACTGA
- a CDS encoding DeoR/GlpR family DNA-binding transcription regulator — protein sequence MPPKNLPDAALADHRRELILATLSSGGQCRVSDLARKFSLSEMTVRRDLHVLEEQGLLRRVHGGAVLVDAEVEYPLRAQKEQTQKQRIGRHAASLIRDGMAIYLDSGTTAMEVALAIKAGLPDVNQLSIATHGINIAIELCGHPAFNVHLIGGELYHNGLSTVGPVALGQIAQSHFDLFFMGARGIDESAGWTNSNQLETQLKHAAIAQSRLVCAIADSTKWGHRGFSVIVPFDHVPLWVSDADLPDTARKAAKAAGVDVLIAT from the coding sequence ATGCCACCAAAGAACCTGCCTGACGCCGCCCTTGCCGATCATCGGCGCGAACTGATCCTCGCCACGCTGTCGAGCGGCGGGCAGTGTCGCGTGAGCGATCTGGCCCGCAAGTTTTCTTTGTCCGAGATGACGGTGCGGCGCGACCTGCACGTGCTCGAAGAACAGGGTTTGCTCAGGCGCGTGCATGGCGGCGCGGTGCTCGTCGATGCCGAGGTCGAATACCCTTTGCGCGCCCAGAAGGAGCAGACGCAGAAGCAGCGCATCGGCCGGCACGCGGCAAGTCTGATTCGCGACGGCATGGCGATCTACCTCGATTCGGGCACGACCGCGATGGAAGTCGCGCTCGCAATCAAGGCGGGGCTGCCGGATGTGAACCAGTTGTCGATCGCGACGCACGGCATCAATATCGCCATCGAGCTGTGCGGCCATCCGGCTTTCAATGTCCATCTGATCGGCGGCGAGCTTTATCACAACGGTCTTTCCACGGTCGGCCCGGTCGCGCTCGGCCAGATCGCGCAATCGCATTTCGACCTGTTTTTCATGGGCGCGCGCGGTATCGACGAAAGCGCCGGCTGGACCAATTCGAATCAGCTCGAAACCCAACTCAAGCATGCCGCGATTGCGCAGAGCAGGCTGGTCTGTGCCATCGCCGACAGTACGAAATGGGGCCATCGCGGCTTTTCCGTCATTGTGCCGTTCGATCACGTGCCCTTGTGGGTCAGTGATGCAGACCTGCCCGATACGGCGCGCAAGGCCGCGAAGGCGGCGGGCGTCGACGTGCTGATTGCCACCTGA
- a CDS encoding alkene reductase, protein MSDTEIAPKVAGQHDQQVPLRKLFEPVRVGPYHLRHRVVMGPLTRSRASQPGNVPSQLNACYYAQRAAAALIISEATQVSMQGQGYAWTPGIHSREQVEGWRLVADAVHEAGGLMFMQLWHVGRISHPSLQPDEMLPVAPSALLPRAEAFIQNERGEGVLAPCVTPRALQVEEMPYLVRQYLRGARNAKTAGMDGVEVHSANGYLLDQFLLSGTNRRTDEYGGSSERRARLLLEVIETVCEVWGPERVGVRLSPLGTFNDMHDDDPEATFSYVIEKLNRYGLAYLHIVNPALAATGEDLAFAERAKRMNEMIRSAYRGVLMVAGGFDGSSAEKWLEDGNADLIAFGRLFIANPDLPERLRSRAPLNSPDPSTFYGGGERGYTDYPSLAQERGEAPRSVIDGRWR, encoded by the coding sequence ATGTCTGATACGGAAATCGCGCCCAAGGTAGCCGGGCAGCACGACCAACAGGTTCCACTACGCAAGCTGTTCGAACCCGTCAGGGTGGGACCGTATCACCTCCGTCATCGTGTCGTGATGGGGCCGCTCACGCGTTCGCGCGCGAGCCAGCCAGGCAACGTACCGTCGCAACTCAATGCCTGCTATTACGCGCAGCGCGCAGCGGCCGCGCTCATCATCAGCGAAGCGACGCAGGTGTCGATGCAGGGACAGGGCTACGCATGGACGCCCGGGATCCATAGTCGCGAGCAGGTCGAAGGCTGGCGGCTCGTGGCGGACGCGGTGCACGAGGCGGGCGGATTGATGTTCATGCAGCTCTGGCATGTCGGACGCATATCGCACCCCTCGCTGCAGCCCGATGAAATGCTGCCGGTTGCGCCATCTGCGCTCCTGCCAAGAGCGGAAGCGTTCATTCAGAACGAGCGCGGCGAAGGCGTGCTCGCGCCCTGCGTCACGCCTCGCGCGCTGCAGGTCGAAGAGATGCCGTATCTTGTGCGCCAATACCTCCGGGGTGCGCGCAACGCAAAGACCGCCGGTATGGACGGCGTCGAAGTGCACAGCGCGAACGGCTATCTTCTCGACCAGTTTCTGTTGTCCGGCACGAACCGGCGCACGGATGAATATGGCGGATCGAGCGAGCGTCGCGCGCGGCTGCTGCTCGAGGTCATCGAAACGGTTTGCGAAGTGTGGGGTCCGGAAAGGGTCGGCGTCCGGCTCTCGCCTCTCGGTACCTTCAATGACATGCATGACGACGATCCGGAGGCGACCTTTTCTTACGTCATCGAAAAGCTGAACCGGTATGGGCTGGCTTATCTGCACATCGTCAACCCAGCGCTGGCGGCGACCGGTGAGGATCTCGCTTTCGCGGAGCGCGCAAAACGCATGAACGAGATGATACGCAGCGCTTATCGCGGGGTGCTGATGGTCGCGGGCGGCTTCGACGGCAGCAGTGCCGAGAAATGGCTCGAGGACGGCAACGCGGACCTGATTGCGTTCGGACGCCTGTTCATCGCCAATCCCGACCTGCCTGAACGCCTCCGGTCGCGCGCTCCGCTCAATTCGCCGGATCCGTCCACGTTCTATGGAGGCGGCGAGCGCGGATATACCGACTATCCGTCGCTCGCGCAGGAGCGCGGGGAGGCGCCCCGGTCCGTCATCGACGGGCGTTGGAGATAG
- a CDS encoding HAD-IA family hydrolase has product MLNSHAPMVRAYTEWANRYGLDPAHVLRESQGRRTIDSMRALAPPGVDIESDALALMQRERDDMDGVFEIPGAGALLRSLPADRWAIVTSADRKLALNRIQAAGLPIPALLVSSEDVPHGKPSPDCFLLGARGLNVSADRCVVFEDAPAGIEAGWRAGARVIAIASPLTQGKLGNQDWLNDLSGMTASVEGNDLVLSID; this is encoded by the coding sequence TTGCTCAACTCCCATGCACCGATGGTGCGCGCTTACACGGAGTGGGCAAACCGTTACGGGCTCGACCCCGCACATGTGCTGCGGGAGTCGCAGGGGCGCCGCACGATCGACTCGATGCGAGCGCTTGCGCCGCCGGGTGTCGATATCGAGTCGGACGCGCTCGCTTTAATGCAGCGCGAGCGCGACGACATGGACGGCGTGTTCGAAATCCCCGGCGCGGGCGCGTTGCTGCGTTCGCTGCCTGCGGACCGCTGGGCGATCGTGACCTCCGCCGATCGCAAGCTGGCGCTCAACCGCATTCAAGCGGCCGGCTTGCCGATCCCTGCGCTGCTGGTGAGTTCGGAAGACGTGCCGCACGGCAAGCCGTCGCCAGACTGTTTCCTGCTCGGTGCGCGCGGATTGAACGTCAGTGCGGACCGCTGCGTCGTGTTCGAGGACGCGCCTGCCGGCATCGAGGCGGGTTGGCGGGCCGGTGCGCGCGTCATTGCGATCGCCTCGCCACTCACGCAGGGCAAGCTCGGCAACCAGGACTGGTTGAACGATCTGAGCGGCATGACCGCATCCGTCGAGGGAAACGACCTCGTGCTGTCCATCGACTGA